The window gtcTCACTCTGACTACCtaatgcacatgcatgcactgtATAGTGGGGGGATGGAAGGGGGTCACTGAAGAGGCGTTCTCATccgagagacgctgtgattggtggataggatatggaacaggggactgacagcgacataaccaatcacactatgacagatgcttacttagcaccaactgcaatgtttcattttaaatgaatggagcctactggcagtctggcactgggtgctcagtattttccgtgggtgctctGGAGCTCGAGCACCCgagtatcggcgcctatggtTCCACTTACTTTGTGTCTTCaaagatttgaaagcctgttgccTTAATTAGCAGATGAAGTTGCTGAGTTTTCATGAAGATATTTTCGTTCTTAATTATGTGACCTACATTTTTTGGAATTTCTGTtacattatatgtatatattgtacCACAGTTTGTTGCCATGAAAACAGACCAAATATCAGATGGCAAATTGCTATTTCAGTGACTTTACCACTTTgatcagactgaaatatttcagcaattattggatggattgccatgaaatttggttcagATATCCAGGGTATCCTAATAATGTTGATGATCCCTGACTTCTCCACCATGTGTTTGGCATTTCTGGTTTTGAGTAAAAATCTCAATAACCATTTTATAGATTGTCATGAATCTACATGAATGGTTtcgacattcatgttcccctcaggattgTAATAACTTCCTCTAACTTTTCATCTGGCGCCatcaaatcatttaaattttttgCAGATCTTgttgttttggtcatttttccTGGAAATGTGTGCTTCTATCATAAAAGTAAGTAGTCTACATAGATAAATAGTTTCTACCATTTAGTGCAGTTATGAACGATATGGATTAAAGATTTGTAgctgtgttttagtttttacaATAGTGTAGTGATGTGAAATATTATAGGGAGACTGCACAGGGTGTTTATTTTGACAATTGCTCTAGCCATGCCACTTCCTCTCCTTTGCAACGGCCAGTGATTCCATTTAAAAAGACCTAGATGGTATTTGTAGCAGAGCAGAATGTGGAACCACAAGAATGTCTTGGGAGGCTGCGAAGAACACGGTGCAGAGATGCCTGTTGGAATTTAGGGTCCATTATTCTTAGAGCAGTAGCTCTGAGGGTTATGCAAATAAAGAAGTAATTTAGTCATGAAACCTCTGGAGAGCATGAATGTTTCAAGTACATTTCATGTCTCTTAGACTGTAAAACTAGTTTACCTACGGGTACCAATAAAGTAACCCTACCTAATGTCAATATGGCCAGAAGTTGTTGAGACATTGGTTTCCAATAACAGGTAGCCATTCTTATGCCCCCCTGCCAGCAGGAAATACATATTAGATAGAGGACAAATCAGAAAATCACCAAAACTTTAGAACTGATCCTCTGGTAACCACGAATATTCACAGGGAATTGCTCTGGAATCTGATCATTTGGCTTTCAAAATAACCTTTCAACCAAGTCGGTGATTGATGGGGcattttgtgaaatggtcaGGAGGTCACCAAACATATTATCACTCAAGTAGATACATTGTTTTTTggagaccatgaatgtctgtagcaAATATTTTTGGAAAACCTGAAATGGTCATGAATGCTCCCAAATTGCCAAATATCCTCAGTGAAGCTTGTATGTGTtcaaaaaagtttgttttaacTATATCTAATTTTGTTTTAGGAACGTATCATTGTGTCTGTGCTGTTCTCCGCTCTGACTCCTTTCCTAAACCCGATGATCTACAGTCTGAGGAACAAGGAGCTTCAAGAGTCCATCAGGAGGACTCTGTGGAGGTtcaaaactgctgctgtgttaCCCAAAAAGGACTTGTCCCTTTGCTAACCCaacgaaaaaagaaaaaaggcaacTGAAAAACCATGggtcttaaaggtgctgtaggttggattgcgaagatccaggactttaaattattttaacttcgacaacttctcagtccctcccccctttctgctaaaggccaaaacagtctcctaagcccctccccccacaagggagaataaatgtgtgtgcatgagcagtgattgacacgcagttagacaccccccctggccctgattggtgcatctgaacagttagacactccccctggccctgattggtgcatctgaacagttagacaccccccctggccctgattggtgcatctgaacagttagacactccccctggccctgattggtgcatctgaacagttagacaccccccctggccctgattggtgcatctgaacagttagacacccccccccggccctgattggtgcatctgaacagttagataccccccctggccctgattggtgcatctgaacgaGGAACTGTGGATTTTTGTGAAtagcactacaggctgtaggtggagccagaggagccagatttctttctaaatgacctgcttcatgtagttctactggaacatagggtcagtttcagcaaatatgacagaaaggtagttttataagtcttacctactgcaccttttaatgtccatttggaaattaaaaaaaactttcactaAAACTTGCTCATATCATTTTTAAACTAGTCTTTTGGTATTATATATTGTGCCAGTCAAAGGATACATGTGTTCCACTGTCTATTTATTAACTCATTCAAAAGATTTCTTTTGTTAAACCTTTGAAATCAGCAATAGAAATTGTTTGCCAGTGCTTACATTGGTATTTTTTCTTATTGTGATGTTGTTTTTTGGAGTATCTTCAAATGCTTCATATACCTAGAATCAGTGCCTAGAAACCGAAGCTAAAAGGTTATGTAAGTCAATAAACCGTAATAATAAAAGTAtcaatttcaaaaataaatacaaaaatcagACGTTTTGATCAAAtcttaataaataaacacaacacatattgatttaaaaggttTCTGAATGTACAAACATTGACTCTACTATAAGTCATTTCTAACTATGtacatctttttgtttttgagatataaagtatatatatatatatatatatttttgagtgTAAAGGCGTTTACATAGTTTTATCTGTAATACAATGGTATCACGCGGTTTTGCACCGGACGTCACTTAACACACTAGCGTCATCACGAGTGTACAACGCAGTGAAGTGAAAGATAGAAGCCTTAgctttctgctttattttagaTCGATATagttaaaaacagaaattgCTTCTCTCCCAATAATCATCTCCCAACGCCTCAGATTTATCTGAAGACCCTTTGGAGTGGCCTGACCGGTGTTTGGTGTtctaagcccccaacgtcgtcttccaggcagcgctgcctggaaggcactaggattaggcaatggttagtgttagtgttagggttagagttTGGGTTAAAGTTAGgattaggtgccttgaagtcgacggtcgcagcactgccttgaagtcgacgttgggggctcaaaacaccattgagcggcCTGACCCCCTAGTTAAAACTAGATCCACCTCGAAAAGCTACAACAGTAACTCGCTGCTTACACATTGATCCATCAGTATTTACAATCTTATAACGTCACATAGAATCATATACCAGTCACTGAAGACATTTTTACAGAATACGAATacgattttaaatgcaggacttttacttgtacagCACTGTCGACGGGCAGACGCCCATAGGGATTTTCAGGATCCAGTCACATAGGGGTCACATAGTCCCAAGTCTCTGAGCTTGAGCTTTGAAGACACAATGGCAGTGATTGCTAAACTATGGTCAATGAAAAGCATTCTTACATATGTGTTCCTATTGCTAGGGCAATGGCGTCATCCGTTGACAATCATACATGAAGGTAAAAAGACACTGTTCCAGGTGAAAATAATTATACATCTCTAGGATGCCTTCCATACAAGTCTAATTATAGCTAGTATAATATTAGCTTTGGCCAGGAAGAGGTTTAGCAGATGGGGCCTAACTTTAATCAAGTGTTTTGACCCTGAACAACAGCACTCCATGTGGATGGTCAGCAGCGGTGGCCAAATCACTGTCCTTGTTCTACTGGCTTTCATTTCATCTCCTCCCATTTATGCCAGAGCCAACAGGCTCTTTCCCCTGCCTCTCCCAACCTTCTGACTGCTGTTTGTCTGCCCAGGCCTCTTACTCCTACCCTTGTCAGCAGACTCCACACCGACGTGTGGGAAATCCCCTACAGTCCACCTCTACTGGAAACAACCATGTCTGCCAGCTTTTTTTCCTGCAGCCATTGACCAGCTGCTGGTATTTGCTGGCCTTCTGCTCTGCTGCCTCTTCACGACTCCTTCCATTGACCACGTCTGGCCTCAGGGTGGTGGACAGGACAACTTCGATAAAATGGATCGTCCATCTATTTGCAGACTGTGGCAGTGTCTTTCCCAGCCATTCCTTTGCTGGAGATGTTCCTGTTTGAGAGGGCATTGACATACTGTACCACTTTTCTAGACACTTGATGGCGTTGTCTGCATTTGATGGAATTGTTTTCCCTTGAACAAGCATCTTAAACtctcttttctgtttctgaTCACCAGACCCCTGAGTTTCCTGGGCTTCAAAGTTAGTCTGGCCCAGCTGGCCATTCGGTCAACCTGCACTCATGAGATGACACACACCAGTGGCGCAGCATGAGTAAGCAATTCGGAGTttagtgtcttgcccaaggacacttttttgtatatattaatgcatttattttacaatttgcATGCAAATTAACTTTGGCCCAGACTATCTGCTACTGTCCAACTTGACAACAACAGATACTACTACTCACTGTGGTGGAATTTCTAGAAACACAATGTCGTGGTATGATGAGACAATGGGGAAGCTTAGACAACATCAACTCATTCCTAGGGCACAGATCAGGGGACAAGAGTATTCGGCCAGTCTCTGATAACCAAATATGTTCATATATAATTATGTTTGTCTCTCTACAGATTCAAGGAGTGTAGACAGCTGCGTGATAATGGAATACTGTATCCTTTTGGAGGTCGGTGGGCCTTCCACACTTTTTCATACTTCCCAGAGAAAGAGATAGGCTGAACTAGGCTTCAGCATCTGTGTTTAGGTGCCTGCGTTTACCTCAATGGTTCAGATAAACATAACGACTCAAGTATAAATACACCTTTCGGGAGGACAAGAACTTTAGAGATGACACCACACAATAACACATCATGGTTAAACTGTACTACCTGCTTAATTCTCTCCTCAAGTGAGTGTTCATCAAATGTCCCTGTGTAATTGATCAAGGTCTCCCTAATCGTCTTCATGTATGCACAATGAGTTGTACTGCTCCTGAGTTATTCCttaacactcacacatgcatgcgcacacacacacacacacacacacacacgcatgcacgcacacacacataattacaCAAGTACAGTAAGATGTTCTATAATTAATCTTTAATTAGGAGGTCAAATATTTGAAGCAGACACTCGTTACCTTGGCAACAAGGACAATTATGTTTCTTGTGTTCTCTTTAGGTGCTTGTTTATAACCACAGAGGTAACTTAAAATAGGTCCCTTTGGTATTCTGGTACTATCCTGTGTACAATTTATGCTTTTAATGATGTCACTTTGTGTAATTAATGTTGTTTTGGTCTCACCATAATCtccattatatttaaaaaaggtcagttgctgttaaaaaaaggcaaaagactTCTATAAAAAGAAGAATCTATAAAGTTCTGCTTACATCTCACTAAACCTGACTGAGCAGCGCTACATCTCAAGGTAAGGTATCTAATTTATGATCCATGTCCAGGTGTTTGCActattaaaaagagaaataggAAGATGTAGTGTTTTGTTCCCTGCAGGGGTAGTGCTTTTTAACGTTTTGAATGTTTATGACTTTGTCATTTGTGCTGTCAAACTGAGCTTGTGCACAAATGAAAACATACAAAGCTTTTCATTTTTGCAGTGTAGTTATTCTGCACTTGTTGTCTCTTGACAGCAAACTTGTTCTCTGTCTGCTGAGGAGAGATGGAGCTTTTGCCGTTTGATATTTCACCTAAAAGCCCCAGAGGTCTGTAAACGTTTCTGTGCTTTTTATAATGTGTTGCTCATTGTGTGATATACTGTTTTCATGATGGATAcaggaaaaaagaaatgtcattaTTACATAGAAGATGATTTGTCATGTTTTAATTACAAAGAGATGGTCTGAGTTTGTTATCCCTTGTTCAGTGCTTTAGTGTAGTTGCCAATGATTGAGGCAATGCCACACTTATTTAAATAGCATAAAGTCTTGATATTACCTACTCTTATCGTACAATGTAATAGCTGTGAACTACATTCATGTGTCTTGATTATTTAATACGTTTATGTTTGGGAGAGATTGGTTTCATGTAGGCACAGGGAGCAAGACCTGAACAAACTGTTGTAAAACTAATGTGTAATTTTCTGAAACATCAGTTCAAAATGGGGTTTAAAAACAATTCTCATAAAATTAGGAAAAGTCAATGTTCCTGCCTGGCTTAAGGCCGGCAACAAAAAGGGAGACCACACACAGATAGTGGAGCCCACAAATGGGGGCTTGTCCAGGATTCTTTGTGCTTGGAAACTGAACTGTAACATTTTCTTCGTGGCGTTGCTCTGGTATCTGTATGGGTTAACAGGTTGACTTGGACTAGCTATATTTCAGTAAGTGTGTTTCAGTGTCTTTGGCCTGGTAATATTAACATGTTTTCCTGAACAGTTGAAGGCTGATAAGTTATTTTGAACCTTTATTCCTGATAAAACAATGAGGGGCACAAGTTCTCCCCATTgaccctttttttgttttagtttgtttttgtgaagTAAGTGGTTAGAGCAGTTCCAGGGGCTCCTCGGGTGCACTCCATGGCTGTCTAGGTGATTTTTTAGCATGCTGGAAGTTAACCAGATTACTTGGCTTTGTGCTTAATTTATTCCACCGCTAGCCTGCATGAAGTCTAGGGTTGAGTGAGTCAGCTAGTATTGGTTAAGCAGTTAGCCAGAAGAATGGGGTTCCATAATTACGGCAGCCTATCATCTGTTGGGTGGTGGAAAAATGGTTTCTGGTTGTATTTCTTGCCTGATGTTTAAATAGGCTCTATTCCCATTGACTGCAGTAGCtaacaacgtgcacgggctcgggtagggtcaggcttgattttttgggcccgatctaagctctactgtgcaccaaaatacaacaaaccacattccagccaatcactgacAAGATAGTTGGGGGAGGGAGTGGGGTTAGTGACAGtaagtcagttagtcatgacagttacggaaacatgggggaaAGGGCGAGTTGCTCTGTTTAgtaatttacttggaacgtcaacagaagtgacgtcatacaggaactcatagtgcacctttttattatttttatatttatttaggtGATGGAAATATGAACTTATAACACTCCTCTCTGTCTTCTGACAGTCTGTGAATAATCACTGCTGCCTCTCTTTCCTCACTCCCTCTCCAGATTCATACCTTCCCTTGTCGACCAATGACAGAGCCAGCTTTGTCAATGGCACTCGGGAGCCTGATGGCGTCACTTTCTTCATCATTGAGGGCCTCACCAGccttggagagaaaaaaattattatttttgtcacGATGCTTCTGGGTTACATCACCATCCTGGGAGGAAACAGTATGATCATTTTTGTGGTACAAAACAAAGCCTTCTTTTTAGTTGAATCACTATTGCCTCAGTCTTAAAATGGAATTATTCCTATGGTAACTGCCACTGTTTTTTCTCATGCAGGCGTTGACTGATCCGAAGCTTAACTCCCCAATGTATTTCTTCCTCTACAACCTCTCCTTTGTTGACATCGtctacaccaccaccaccatccccAAAATGCTATCCGGCTTCCTGACAGACGTGAATACCATTTCTTTCCCAGGCTGCTTCCTCCAGATGTATTTTGTCATTCAGCTAGGAATTACCAGCCGTTCCATCCTGACTGTCATGGCGTACGACCGCTACGTGGCCATCTGCAACCCTCTCCGCTACACTGCCGTCATGACTCAGACTGTCCGGCTGTTCCTCATCGCAGGAGCCTGGAGCTTCGGCAACCTATGCATCCTGCCAACCATCTCCCTGTCCTTGCCACGGTCTTACTGCGGCCTGAATGTGGTAAAACACGGCTGGTGCGACCCGTCGTCTGTAAGGCGGCTAGTGTGCGGTGACACCTCAGTTGAGAGCGTTATGTCGCTTTCTTCCGCTATAGTGTCGCTACTGAGTACAGGAGTTCTCATCCTTACCTCCTATATCCTGATCGGTATTTCTATATCGAGGATGGGTGTCGCTCAGAGGCTGAAGGCCTTCGGGACCTGTGCCGCCCACCTGACTGTGGTGTCCATCTCTTACACCTCGGCCTCGTTTGTATACATCTCCTATCGGGTGGGAAACTTTTCACCAGAGGTACGAGACAAATCATCCAGCTGTTATATTTACGTTTGCTCTTGTTTTAGTAcatcacatatacatatactcaCATATGTCCAACAAAAAGTACCTTAAAATACTATTTAACTTCTGTTACATTTAACcacagcaacacattctcactctcgaCTTGCCAAATAAGGCTGCTTAGTCAGGGCCcttgagagagagggggaagacatgtaggaaattgtcacaggttggattcgaaccctggacctctgcatcgaggcttAACCCTCTAATTATATGTGCgcctgaaccaacccggccaccaaaTTGCTATACTTGATGTTTTATAAAAGCAATAGGTCACTTCAGTATTTTTTGATTATTATATGTTGCTTTATTATACTAGAAATGTCAAATGTCCTCAGTGAACCCTGTGTGTTcaataaaacattattatttttaattttgtttcagGTTCGTAtcattgtgtctgtgttgtaCGCCGCTCTGACTCCTTTCCTAAACCCGATGATCTACAGTCTGAGGAACAAGGAGCTGCGAGAGTCCATCATAAGGACGCTGTGCAGGTTCAGACCTTCTGCTGTACTATCCACAAAGGACATCAACACAGTGTCCTGACTGGGAGAGAAAACCTGCTTGATGTTCATTTGTAATTCAAAGAAGACTGTTctttagaccaggggtcttcaaggttttttaagccaaggaccccttaactgaaagagagacggatcagggacccccgactacatatattgtatcaaatgaagttgcatattaatctAGTCCTACAATAACTtttagggcagcctaaagcatGTATAGATACCTTTATTTGCATAGAATAttaagctattcaaatagcctaataattgttggcatgattttataaatcatgttttaattctTAACCCTTAAATGTGAAACAAAAGTGAAACAGTCAatcctttgggatgaactgtatctgtggatggctacatCAGTGACTACATTACCTATTGGCCAGTAAGCCAAATCAGCCaaatcagtggggatttatatttgctaataatatgttggaatcatgttaagactttataatttttgaaaaaatttgGAGGCCATCCTggagtgactctgaggaccccctgagggtcctggaccccctgttgaagatccctgctttaGAGCAATATATTCAGAAATTATATGATTTTTAAACCAGTCTTTTGGAATTGTATATTctacccatagactgtaaataagTAATGGACAAAGCTTCCGGGCCTGAAAGTGCGTGGAAGTGTTGTAACCTGCATTCTGtataatttccagcagggggcgactccactggctccaaaaagaagtctgtttctaaaGAAGTACAAGAGAAAATGACCTTACTTCTCAATTGAATTtcttacctcagtaaacattttcataatgagtttatgtttTCTTCAGTACAGCATGGTGTTCATGTTTCATGACGTTGTTCAGCTGTCTTTTCATTAACTTTCTATTTTAAattaacaaggtcacatgaagGCAGAATGAGTAGGTTTTGTCCGTTGCggtttgtaaacacaacattcaaaGTTGGCTCCTCCTCCCCTGTGGGCAAAAGCCAATCCCAGATTTAGTCTCATTTTCAAGCAAGCTTTGTAGGTGTTTCGCCTTGCTATAATTGTGGTTTTTAGGCGTTGTGTCTGCCATTTTTGTAGCTTCCTCCTGGATGTGTACTTACGGTCTGGCACCTGGTTGCtatgtttttatataggccCCCCAAAAAAGCCCCgaacacaaataaataagaaaatccGGCCAGATACTGATGATTAAGGGGGGTTAGTTTTGTATTAGTCTAAACATTGTTTTTAAGAAACTCCTACTCATTgttcatttaattattttttaattaaatatgttAACTAAAGGTCCCTTCTCAAGaagaactgttttttttcccacaaacTGTATGAATGGATGGaccaatattaaaataaatgttaaaaggaTGTTTGATTATGTCTCACAATTAATTTGTCCAATGGTTTGCTGTTTACGCCTTCTGTTGCCaaacatgtttaattaaaatgtaacctATGTGGCACCCTAGACAACATCAGGGCCTCTAGGTGCCCAATTACAGCCAATTAAGGAGTCTTGCTCAGTTGTGAAATGTAACCGAATATCTTTATTCAAGGACTGTAGTACATTTTAAGGTAATTGTACTTTACTAGAGTATTTCCGTTTTATTCCATTTTGTACTTCTAATACACTACATTTTCTTGACAGATGTTGTTGCCGGTTACatttcaaattattattttacatctGGAAAGCTTTTAAAACACAACGCACTGTTTAAATTAAAACCAGTGAAACCCAACCTTTTGGGCTTGTAACTTATTTTAAAATCAGTGTGTAGTTGTGTCTGCTTGTCATGTTTCAGATCGTTATCAGTTCCACTAAATGGCGAACTGTGGCCCTGGACCCTGGGCCTTGCAATAAACAATCAAACAAAGTGATACAAATAATAGTCAGATTCCTATGTCACACAGAATTTCAGCATATTAAGATACAATAAGATAAGTCtttattgtctttgtcttgGGCATTCGAGGGAAACGAATGGCGACACATCACACATAAATACGCTAAAAACATAGTTAACCTACATAACAAACATAATCATACATTATCCCTACATAGAACATAATCATACATTGTCTCATCCAGTGCTTCAATGAACATCTATTAACCACACACAATACCCCCCTACCTTTCCTTACAATCACAGAAGAACAAAAGAGAAACCACAACACATTCTCCCCCTCGTATTGCACTTCATTTTGATGATTGCACATTTCCCGTTACCTCACGCTGTGGTCAATAACTTCTGTATTGCACAACGCCCAATTGCATAATACCATATATTGAAGGTTTATTAAAAGTTTCTTTTCCCTAAATAGTTTCACAACCATCCAAGTATTTCATAACACACAAAGGTCATTCTGGAAAACCAATTACtttaaaaaggcagcatcaaaaagtctacagccttgatttaaaagaacatttCCGTGGGACAGACTCAAATATTGTGAAGCATGTCATATGACTCGACCATTTGGGGGAAGAAGAAAACACACGTCTGTAGAGCATCAAAATGCACCCAGTATGGTGATCAGATAGTTGACACAATGCACGAATGTTTTATGCAGCCCCTCGAAAACGCAGAAAGTAGTGACAAATACATCTTCTATGATTTCGAAACAAGATATCATGACGGCCGTCATGAGGCTAATTATGTACGCAGTATGAATATGAAAGGCGAAACATTCTGCTTCGAAACAGCAAACTGTGTGGCCACATTCGTCAAACATTACAGAAAACCAAAATATAGAGACTATACATTTATAGCTCACAATGCCTCAGGttttgacagttacattttgttAGAGTATTTTGTGTACTGCCATATCTTATTATTCGGATAAACTAGCGTTGAAGCATTAGTAGGAAGCGTGACAAAAAAATCCGTTCTTATTCATCGTGCTGACACTTTTCGCATCCAAGTCTGAAACAATGCATCTGTCCAACTCCAACTATGCGTGGGTCGAGGGTGATTTTGATGTACGATTCTGCTTTCAAACAGCGATGGATCAACTTATTCAGTTTTCTGCCTATGGCACTGGCTAAAACCCCTGCAACTATGGGGTTCTCTGATGTGCTCAAAGGGTATTTTCCACATGCGTTTAACACACGGCAGAATGAGAAATACATCGGACCTCATCCTGCTCCGGCCCTCTATGGCTATGAGACTGTCTGATGACTCTAAGAAAGTGTTCATGGAGTTGTACGTGACGGTTATTTTTCAAAAGGAGTTATCTCACCTATTGTTTTAACGATGTGGCTGTTTTGCTTAAAGCATGCAAAATATACAGAGAGACAATCACTCAAACAGGGGGGTTTCTCCTTCCTCTACTCAGCTCTGCTATACCATTCATAGCGAGTCTTATCAATCGGTACTGATATGGAACACACTCAGAAAATGTTTCTGGTGCCTCAGCAACAATTAGCAGCATTACAGCAGCATCAAGCCTCAGACATACCAAACGTCTCTTTGCGGCAGTCTGCACAAAATGAATTGGACCGAGCCATGAGTGATATATTGAAGCAGTCTGACATTGACATATATGAGAAAGCCAAAAAATATACAAGTGTTTTACAGAGGTACCTAACCATGGTAAAACAGGGTGAGCGTGAGAAAAATATAATTACATTAGCCCTACCCGAAGGTGATTCAAAGGATGATGCAAAAGATGCACTCGTAGAAGATGATATGATAAGATCAGAAGTGTTGAAACACATGCCCAAAAGGAATAAGAGAAATGCAGAATACATAATCACCTCTTTATCCTGCAATAATGATCAGATTTCGTGGACAAATCAAGGGAAAATTGTCGTTGAAAATAAGAATGTGGCAGGCAGACACCCCTTTGCACCAACCCCAAATTATCGCTTGTGATAGATGTATTGTCCATTTTTCCACCAGTGTCCTTACAAAATAGGCCTGTACTAAACTGGGTGTCCAATGTGTCCTTTCCATAGTTAAGCAAACATTCAATAATCCCACGGTATGGGTAAGTATTTGAAGACTGCGTAATTAATCTGACACCAAGCATTATATCTACTTGAGAAAAAAGACTACACCCTGGGTGATTTATAAAACCTACATCTGCTGCATTATTGCATATTTCACAAGGACTAGATTTCTACGCCCTACTTTCTTTCTAGCCATTACTTTCTctattttaaacactttgtttttgtcgaCAATTACAGGCTGTAACTCTGCCTGGTAAAATATTCCAGTCAATGACCCCCGCCATTGTCTTTTAGTATATAAACCGATGGTGTCCTACCTATACGTTGAGCTATTGTAAACAACTCATCTGTAAACGACTTTTCTAAATACTCCTCTGTGATATCCTAACAGTATAGCCCTGCTGAAATTTAAAAGCAACCATTCCTGGGGATTTCAGTTTGTACAGATTGTTAAAGACTTTTTTCTCATTGTCTTTATTCACTGCAGACGGTGCCATTTGTATTGACCTATGGTGTGACTCGTAAGCAGTCACCAGATCTTGCACCACATCAATATATCGACGCGCGTTAACAGCCGTTAAATATTTCCACATACGCGTCTTAAAAGA is drawn from Sander vitreus isolate 19-12246 chromosome 13, sanVit1, whole genome shotgun sequence and contains these coding sequences:
- the LOC144528179 gene encoding olfactory receptor 5AN1-like; this encodes MKSQQALSPASPNLLTAVCLPRPLTPTLVSRLHTDVWEIPYSPPLLETTIPLSFLGFKVSLAQLAIRFKECRQLRDNGILYPFGDSYLPLSTNDRASFVNGTREPDGVTFFIIEGLTSLGEKKIIIFVTMLLGYITILGGNSMIIFVALTDPKLNSPMYFFLYNLSFVDIVYTTTTIPKMLSGFLTDVNTISFPGCFLQMYFVIQLGITSRSILTVMAYDRYVAICNPLRYTAVMTQTVRLFLIAGAWSFGNLCILPTISLSLPRSYCGLNVVKHGWCDPSSVRRLVCGDTSVESVMSLSSAIVSLLSTGVLILTSYILIGISISRMGVAQRLKAFGTCAAHLTVVSISYTSASFVYISYRVGNFSPEVRIIVSVLYAALTPFLNPMIYSLRNKELRESIIRTLCRFRPSAVLSTKDINTVS